In Styela clava chromosome 14, kaStyClav1.hap1.2, whole genome shotgun sequence, the following are encoded in one genomic region:
- the LOC144432017 gene encoding uncharacterized protein LOC144432017, which translates to MFTFMSFEISSTSLSLNRPDPLIFDGNVAENWRIFVREYDIFIGALHSDKTDKAKACILLNLIGKEGREKEESFTYEAAEGDVPAESRDDPECLKRKFAEICLPKSNIGLTRHHFNTRAQMPGESIQSFVVDLKNKAKSCEFGDLKDELIKDRFLTGVHNDNLRRQLLKEANLTLKKAIDICS; encoded by the exons ATGTTTACTTTTATGAGCTTTGAAATCTCCAGCACCAGCTTGTCGTTGAACAGACCAGATCCACTGATTTTTGATGGAAATGTTGCTGAAAACTGGAGAATATTCGTACGTGAATATGATATTTTCATCGGAGCACTGCACAGTGATAAAACTGACAAAGCTAAAGCTTGCATATTACTTAATTTGATTGGGAAAGAGGGCAGAGAAAAAGAAGAATCTTTTACATATGAGGCAGCTGAAGGTGACGTTCCTGCTGAGTCTCGTGATGATCCAGAATGCCTGAAGAGAAAATTTGCAGAAATATGCCTACCCAAGTCAAACATAGGACTAACAAGACATCACTTCAACACAAGAGCACAGATGCCAGGTGAATCTATCCAATCATTCGTTGTAGACTTGAAAAACAAAGCCAAGtcttgtgaatttggtgatctCAAAGATGAGTTGATTAAAGACAGATTTTTGACTGGCGTTCATAATGATAACTTGCGAAGGCAATTGCTAAAAGAAGCTAATCTTACATTGAAAAAAGCTATTGATATATGT tcatag